The nucleotide window CGATGCATCCGCGAAGTACACCCGTTGAGCAGCTGTCTCGCCATCTTGAATCACTGCCGCGGGTGTCTCCGGGCGCAGTCCGCCGTCGATAAGCGCCTGTGTGATCGCCCGCACGTTGCGCACACCCATCACCACCACGATGGTCCCGCCGAGCCGAGCCAGTGCTTCCCAGTCCACCAGTGAACCCGAATGTCCTGGCGGTAAGTGGCCTGTGACCACGCTGAACCCGTGAGTCACCCCACGCTGCGTGACCGGGATACCCGCGGCCGCAGGAACCGACACTGCGGAAGTCACACCGGGCACGACCGAGCATTCCAACCCTGCAGCGGCGCAGGCCTGGAGCTCCTCAAACCCGCGACCGAAAATGTACGGGTCGCCGCCTTTGAGGCGCACCACGTGCTTGCCTTCGCGCGCATGGGTCACCAGCAACTCATTGATCCGTTCCTGCGTCACCTGCCGCGCATACGGCAGCTTCGCCACGTCAATTACTTCCTTGCCAGCCAAGTCCACGAACTCGGCTAGCTGGTCGGCTGGGCCGAGGTGGTCAGCTAGGATCACGTCCGCAGCTTGCAGCGCCCGAAGTCCTCGCACGGTGAGCAGATCCCACGCGCCTGGCCCACCGCCGACGAGGGTAATGTGTCCGTTCTCCATAGTGAACCAGTTTAGGGTGGAGCCATGACCCGACCTGAGCTCACCCACACGCTCGCCGACGCTTTGCCGGATATGACCGTTGCCGTCGACGGCACTGACTTTCCCGATGCCCGCCTCGTCGTGCTCAATGAGCCGCTGGCGCGCGAACTCGGCCTCGACACCCAGTGGCTGCGCACCCCGGAAGGTATCCAGTGGCTTGCGGGAAGCGAAGGTGGCCACGCAACAGCCTATGCAGGGCATCAGTTCGGCCAGTTCGTCCCATTGCTTGGCGACGGCCGCGCCCTACTCCTCGGCGACCTTCCCGCAGCGCCTGCCGAGGTCGGTAGCCCTCGCTTCGAGATCCAACTCAAAGGCTCCGGCCTCACCCCATTCTCGCGGCGCGGCGACGGGATGGGTGCGATCGGCCCGATGCTTCGGGAATACCTGGTCTCCGAGTTCATGGCCGCCGTCGGCGTGCCCACCACCCGCTCGCTCGCGGTGCTCGACACCGGTGAGACAGTGATCCGCCAGCAAGGCAAAGTTCCCGCTGGCATCGTCGTGCGCGTCGCGCAGTCGCATTTGCGCGTCGGCTCAGTGCAATACGCGGCGACTCGCAGCGCCGAACTGGTGCAGGCGGTCGTGGAAGCGGCGGGCTACACCGACGGTGCGCGTCTGCTTGACGACGTGATTGCGCGTCAACTCGACCTGGTGTGTCAGTGGATGCGCATCGGGTTTGTTCACGGGGTGATGAACACGGACAACACAGCACTGTCGGGCGAAACCATCGACTACGGCCCGTGCGCGTTCACCGAGCGCTTCGCTGGTGACGCGGTGTTCTCCTCCATCGACACCACCGGGCGCTACCGGTTTGGCAACCAGCCGAACATTATCGCGTGGAACCTCGCTCGGCTCGCGGAAGCGCTCACGCCGGTAGTGGACCACCAAGAGGCGCAGGACATCGTGCTCACCATCCCGGACCGCTTTGCGAAACACTGGGACACGTGGATCGGTGAGCACCAAACCGGCCTTGAGCAGGCTGAGGACATCGCGACGTACAACCGGGAACACGGAATCGTCGATAAGCCTGGGCCCCTGTTTCTTCCGCGAAACCGGATGCTTGAAGCAGCGATCCAGGAGGCGGAGCTGCGCGACAACCTCGATCCTTACCTCGAGCTCTTGGCAGCGGTGGCAGATCCGTACAACCCGGAAGCAGGCCCAGAATGGATGAAGGCGCCCGAAGGCGCCTTCCCATACACGACGTTCTGCGGAACTTAGACGTGTGCACCCGCCGTATCGTCGAGGTGGTGGTTCTCATCCAGCCGTAGCGTCTTTTGCGTCATCTGCCACTGCTCGTCGTACGCACGCTTGTCGTGCTTTAGCGACTTGCCGTAGGTCGGGAACATGTCGTGGAGCTTGTCGCCCCACTCGATCATGCGCTCACCGAAGCAACGCTCGAGCAGCTCCAGCATCGCCGCCGGGGTGATCGATGCTCCAGGCGAAGCGCCGAGGATGCCAGCGATAGTGCCGTTCTGGTCGTTGACCAGGGCGGTGCCAAATTCGAGGGTGCCGAAGTTCGGCGCGGCCGCAGGCTTGATCACCTGCACGCGCTGGCCTGCAACGACCTCGTCCCAGTCCTTCGGATCGGCCTCCGGGTAGTATTCGCGCAGCACCTCCATCTTGCCGTCGAAGTCGCGGAAGACCTCCTGGACCAGGTAGGTCACCAGGTTCAGGTTCGTTGCTGCAACACCCAGGTAAGACGGGATGTTGTCCGGGCGGATCGACTTGAACAGGTCCAGGTACGAGCCTTCCTTCATGAACTTCGGCGTCCAGCCACCGTACGGTCCGAAGAGCAGTGACTGCTCGCCATCCACCACGCGCAGGTCCAGGTGCGGCACCGACATCGGCGGAGCACCGACCTTTGCCTTGCCGTAGACCTTGGCCTGGTGCTTCTCCACCAGCTCCGGGTTGGTGGTGCGCAGCCACATACCGGAGATCGGGAAGCCCGCGTAGCCACGGACCTCTGGGACACCGGCCTTGCGCAGCAGGTCGAGCGCGTAGCCGCCGGCGCCGACGAAGACGAAGCGTGCGCGAGTGACCTTTTTGTCGCCAGTGCGCAGGTTCTTAACGTTGACCTTCCAGAAGTTGCCCTCGCGCTTAAGGTTGGTCACCTCGTGACCGTAGCGGATCTCGGTGCCGTTTTCTTTTGCGGCGTTGAAGAACTGATTGGACAGCTCACCGTAGTTGATGTC belongs to Corynebacterium glaucum and includes:
- the cobA gene encoding uroporphyrinogen-III C-methyltransferase, with protein sequence MENGHITLVGGGPGAWDLLTVRGLRALQAADVILADHLGPADQLAEFVDLAGKEVIDVAKLPYARQVTQERINELLVTHAREGKHVVRLKGGDPYIFGRGFEELQACAAAGLECSVVPGVTSAVSVPAAAGIPVTQRGVTHGFSVVTGHLPPGHSGSLVDWEALARLGGTIVVVMGVRNVRAITQALIDGGLRPETPAAVIQDGETAAQRVYFADASTLADVMEREGITSPAVYVIGEVAGLAHAG
- a CDS encoding protein adenylyltransferase SelO family protein gives rise to the protein MTRPELTHTLADALPDMTVAVDGTDFPDARLVVLNEPLARELGLDTQWLRTPEGIQWLAGSEGGHATAYAGHQFGQFVPLLGDGRALLLGDLPAAPAEVGSPRFEIQLKGSGLTPFSRRGDGMGAIGPMLREYLVSEFMAAVGVPTTRSLAVLDTGETVIRQQGKVPAGIVVRVAQSHLRVGSVQYAATRSAELVQAVVEAAGYTDGARLLDDVIARQLDLVCQWMRIGFVHGVMNTDNTALSGETIDYGPCAFTERFAGDAVFSSIDTTGRYRFGNQPNIIAWNLARLAEALTPVVDHQEAQDIVLTIPDRFAKHWDTWIGEHQTGLEQAEDIATYNREHGIVDKPGPLFLPRNRMLEAAIQEAELRDNLDPYLELLAAVADPYNPEAGPEWMKAPEGAFPYTTFCGT
- the mqo gene encoding malate dehydrogenase (quinone) produces the protein MANKRDKYDDEVDVLLIGGGIMSATLGAMIHALEPGWSQVVYERLEGPAQESSYPFNNAGTGHSALCELNYTPEKNGRVDVSKAMAINEKFQLSRQFWSHQVGAGVLPDPRGFINPVPHVSFGQGEDQIAYLRRRYDALSANHMFPNMQFTDDQDKFARMLPLMAEGRDFDAEPVAISWTDAGTDINYGELSNQFFNAAKENGTEIRYGHEVTNLKREGNFWKVNVKNLRTGDKKVTRARFVFVGAGGYALDLLRKAGVPEVRGYAGFPISGMWLRTTNPELVEKHQAKVYGKAKVGAPPMSVPHLDLRVVDGEQSLLFGPYGGWTPKFMKEGSYLDLFKSIRPDNIPSYLGVAATNLNLVTYLVQEVFRDFDGKMEVLREYYPEADPKDWDEVVAGQRVQVIKPAAAPNFGTLEFGTALVNDQNGTIAGILGASPGASITPAAMLELLERCFGERMIEWGDKLHDMFPTYGKSLKHDKRAYDEQWQMTQKTLRLDENHHLDDTAGAHV